The following proteins are encoded in a genomic region of Mus caroli chromosome 18, CAROLI_EIJ_v1.1, whole genome shotgun sequence:
- the Minar2 gene encoding major intrinsically disordered NOTCH2-binding receptor 1-like codes for MKGDMDLSVLPNNNHPDKFLQLDVKSLMRSSTLLQASLARFPGGNYPATQHWQNLVYSQSPVASQRNSVSRREKAAREKTIATQRIKGFGVENPVLSESPPASMSSVMKNNPLYGDITLEEAMEERKKSPSWTIEEYDKHSVHTNLSGHLKENPNDLRFWLGDTYTPGFDTLLKKKKKRNKRSKLCHMGLILLLVASILVTIVTLSTIFS; via the exons ATGAAAGGGGACATGGATCTTTCTGTTTTGCCCAATAACAACCATCCTGACAAATTCCTGCAGCTTGACGTGAAGTCTTTAATGAGGAGCTCAACCCTTCTGCAGGCTAGCCTCGCGAGATTTCCGGGTGGAAATTATCCTGCCACACAACACTGGCAAAACCTTGTCTACTCACAG AGCCCCGTGGCTTCTCAGAGGAACTCTGTGAGCCGGAGAGAAAAGGCAGCG AGAGAAAAAACCATTGCTACTCAGCGAATCAAGGGATTTGGTGTGGAGAACCCAGTCCTTTCTGAGAGTCCTCCAGCATCCATGTCTTCAGTAATGAAAAACAACCCGCTGTATGGTGACATAACTTTGGAAGAAGctatggaagaaaggaaaaagagtccTTCATGGACCATTGAGGAGTATGACAAGCATTCTGTGCATACAAATCTCTCTGGACATCTGAAG gaaaacCCCAACGACCTGCGCTTTTGGTTGGGGGATACGTACACTCCTGGCTTCGACACTCtgctgaaaaagaagaagaaacgcAACAAGCGATCAAAATTGTGTCACATGGGTCTGATTTTACTCCTTGTGGCCTCCATCCTGGTTACCATAGTGACTCTCAGCACCATATTCTCTTAA